The proteins below are encoded in one region of Sulfolobus islandicus Y.N.15.51:
- a CDS encoding type II toxin-antitoxin system RelE family toxin, whose product MRKAVTFEEFVDYLSNEFSNIKILNNIREKLKLLRNDPFKYSREKLGKDKYGNPMFSIKVTGDIRILYSVDPKNCVVFIWEVGSHKKVYGL is encoded by the coding sequence ATGAGGAAAGCTGTAACTTTCGAAGAATTTGTAGACTATCTATCTAACGAATTTTCTAACATAAAAATTTTGAATAACATAAGGGAGAAGCTTAAATTGCTCAGAAATGACCCTTTCAAATACTCTAGGGAGAAGTTAGGTAAGGATAAATACGGTAATCCAATGTTCTCTATAAAAGTTACGGGAGATATAAGGATACTTTATAGCGTTGATCCAAAAAATTGTGTAGTTTTCATTTGGGAGGTTGGGTCTCATAAGAAGGTTTACGGGCTTTAG
- a CDS encoding MBL fold metallo-hydrolase: MVWKVLLLGVPLYTNLGFLGFCNISLIQSDGKTLIYDPGHFGNKEALLNSLKSIGLSVSDIDGVIVSHLHYDHSLNSLIFPKAKVYVSQREVEYALSGTSDPYIVNYLPTLLKDKLVKVKNGDEIYGLKFILLPGHTAGTMGTLYDDVLFVGDAIKYISDAKRRKTSFAYYNIKV; encoded by the coding sequence ATGGTTTGGAAAGTTCTTTTACTTGGAGTTCCCCTTTATACTAATTTAGGTTTTTTAGGATTTTGCAACATCTCTCTCATACAAAGTGATGGTAAGACCTTAATCTATGATCCGGGCCATTTTGGCAATAAGGAGGCTTTATTGAACTCATTAAAAAGTATTGGTCTTTCAGTTTCGGACATTGATGGAGTTATTGTCTCTCATTTGCATTATGATCATTCACTAAACTCCTTGATATTTCCTAAAGCAAAAGTATATGTGTCTCAAAGAGAAGTTGAATACGCTTTAAGTGGGACTTCTGATCCATATATAGTAAATTATTTACCTACCCTTCTTAAGGATAAATTAGTTAAAGTAAAGAATGGAGACGAAATATATGGTTTGAAGTTTATTTTATTGCCTGGGCATACTGCAGGTACTATGGGAACTTTATACGACGATGTACTATTCGTAGGCGATGCAATAAAATATATAAGCGATGCTAAGAGGAGGAAGACCTCCTTTGCATATTATAATATTAAAGTATAA
- a CDS encoding IS110 family RNA-guided transposase, whose protein sequence is MELKVTNKAFAIDISQSKLTAAKGELVVEQEKSAVYVKEVKEFNHDNEGIEELIKFLGEYKEGIIEATGIYYFYLHEKLTEKGYKVTVINPLHLTEILGKKTDKLDAQRLLVAHMTGVIKGSYIPTGEIMELRELTRYRESLVEKTTQVKNEIRKILEFAGYKIQPFDKKGRKLLEKLVKGEGLSKEEKEELKEKLGRNLNDAEKLALKQLVELLKNLEKMIKEVEDMIISKIPKPVIELSKIPGIGLISAATIYAEFGDVSRFSSSKAARAYASFAPKTKQSGDSESHSGMIRGNKYLRRALYLVAKVARGLEPFKGYYERLIARGKSVTQATCALAGKLASICYHVIKDGVYKGVVKKSFRIPRGKEVNVKDFDVGDALDSLSP, encoded by the coding sequence ATGGAATTAAAAGTTACAAACAAGGCCTTCGCAATTGATATTTCACAAAGCAAACTAACAGCAGCAAAGGGAGAACTAGTAGTAGAACAAGAAAAATCAGCAGTATACGTCAAGGAGGTAAAGGAATTCAACCACGACAACGAGGGAATAGAGGAACTAATTAAATTCCTAGGAGAATATAAGGAAGGAATAATAGAGGCAACTGGAATATATTACTTCTACCTACACGAAAAACTAACGGAAAAAGGATACAAGGTAACAGTAATAAACCCACTACACCTAACAGAAATACTAGGGAAAAAGACAGACAAACTCGACGCACAAAGGTTACTAGTAGCACACATGACCGGAGTAATCAAGGGATCATACATACCAACAGGAGAAATAATGGAGCTAAGAGAACTAACGAGATATAGGGAAAGCTTAGTAGAGAAGACAACACAAGTAAAGAACGAGATAAGGAAAATATTAGAATTCGCGGGATATAAAATACAACCATTCGACAAGAAGGGAAGAAAACTACTTGAAAAGCTAGTAAAGGGGGAGGGACTAAGCAAGGAAGAGAAGGAGGAACTAAAAGAAAAACTAGGGAGAAACTTAAACGACGCGGAAAAACTAGCGTTAAAACAATTAGTTGAACTGTTAAAAAACTTGGAGAAAATGATTAAGGAGGTTGAGGATATGATAATTTCCAAGATTCCAAAACCAGTAATTGAGTTGAGTAAGATCCCCGGAATTGGTTTGATTAGTGCTGCAACTATTTACGCTGAGTTCGGTGATGTTTCCCGTTTTTCCAGTTCTAAGGCTGCTAGGGCTTATGCAAGCTTTGCACCCAAAACTAAGCAGAGTGGTGATAGCGAGTCTCACTCCGGTATGATTAGGGGTAATAAGTATTTGCGTAGAGCTCTCTACTTGGTTGCCAAGGTTGCTAGGGGTCTTGAGCCTTTTAAAGGGTATTATGAGAGGCTTATTGCTAGGGGGAAGAGTGTTACTCAAGCTACTTGTGCTCTTGCCGGAAAGCTTGCAAGCATTTGTTATCATGTTATAAAGGACGGTGTTTACAAGGGAGTTGTCAAGAAGAGTTTTAGGATTCCTAGGGGTAAGGAAGTTAATGTCAAGGACTTCGACGTGGGAGACGCGCTAGACTCGTTATCCCCATAG